In Nitrospirota bacterium, the following proteins share a genomic window:
- the dsrM gene encoding sulfate reduction electron transfer complex DsrMKJOP subunit DsrM, with the protein MGAIFSFFAVIILVLLAFIGVGAANLHFLFGVIIPYAAFVTFTLGIIYRVIKWARSPVPFRIPTTGGQQKSLPWIKQNKLDNPSSTLGVVGRMALEVLFFRSLFRNTKTELREGPKLAHGSDKWLWLAGIAFHWSFLIILLRHIRLFAEPSPFYLYVLESLDGFLQIGAPRLFMTGIILLLAVTYLFLRRLYIPQVRYISLASDYFPLFLILGIAATGILMRYFFKVNVVGVKELTMGLVNFNPKIPQGIDVIFYIHLFLISVLFAYFPFSKLVHMAGVFLSPTRNLANNNRIVRHINPWNYPVKVHTYEEYEDEFRGKMKQSGIPVEKE; encoded by the coding sequence ATGGGAGCCATATTCTCTTTCTTTGCAGTTATAATACTTGTCCTGCTTGCTTTTATTGGGGTAGGGGCAGCAAATTTACACTTTCTCTTTGGTGTTATTATCCCATACGCAGCTTTTGTAACATTCACCCTTGGGATTATTTATCGTGTCATTAAATGGGCGCGTTCCCCTGTCCCTTTCCGTATACCGACAACAGGTGGGCAGCAGAAATCTCTCCCCTGGATCAAGCAGAATAAACTTGATAATCCCTCCAGCACCCTTGGTGTTGTAGGAAGGATGGCTCTTGAAGTGCTTTTTTTCCGTTCTCTATTCAGAAACACAAAAACAGAATTGCGGGAAGGGCCAAAGCTCGCTCATGGCTCTGACAAGTGGCTCTGGTTAGCAGGCATAGCATTTCACTGGTCTTTTCTAATAATCTTACTCAGACACATCAGACTTTTTGCCGAACCTTCGCCTTTTTATTTGTATGTCCTTGAAAGCCTTGATGGTTTTTTGCAAATTGGCGCACCACGCCTATTTATGACAGGCATAATCCTTTTGCTGGCTGTAACCTATCTCTTCCTCAGAAGGCTATATATTCCTCAAGTCCGTTATATCTCCCTTGCTTCTGATTATTTCCCCCTCTTTTTGATTTTAGGTATAGCTGCAACAGGCATCCTTATGCGGTATTTCTTCAAAGTGAATGTGGTCGGTGTGAAAGAACTGACCATGGGATTGGTTAATTTTAATCCGAAGATTCCGCAGGGAATCGATGTTATATTTTATATCCATCTTTTCCTTATCAGCGTCCTGTTTGCCTACTTCCCATTCAGCAAGCTGGTGCACATGGCTGGAGTCTTCCTCAGTCCTACGAGGAACCTCGCAAATAACAATCGCATAGTTAGACATATTAATCCATGGAATTATCCTGTTAAGGTTCATACATATGAGGAGTACGAGGATGAATTCAGAGGAAAAATGAAACAATCTGGGATACCAGTAGAGAAGGAGTGA
- a CDS encoding (Fe-S)-binding protein, giving the protein MATKAKPPKPEDLSKIDYKPPKTKWMDTPAEFKPGMYCYGTRPKYLEAVDFPNPREWSSSEEDWKLPENWKEIVLEGIKERLSKYRTFHIFMDICVRCGACADKCHFFLGSGDPKNMPVLRAELIRSVYRKYFTGSGKILGKLAGARELTYDVLKEWWYYFYQCTECRRCSLFCPYGIDQAEITIIGRELLNLLGLNTDWIAGPVANCYKKGNHLGLEPHTLKSNIEFMIDDIETITGIRIEPTFNRKGAEILFVTPSGDLFGDPGIYTAMGYLMLFHELGLDYTWSTYASEGGNFGFFTSNEMAKRLHYKIYAEAKRLKVKWILGGECGHMWRLVHQYLDTWHGPADFLEVPVSPVTGTKFENAKSARMVHVAEFAADLIRHGKLKLDPRRNDHLKVTWHDSCNTARGMGILEEPRYIIKNVCNYFYEMPDNTIRERTLCCGSGSGLNAGENMELRMRGGFPRANAVKYVRERYGVNILANMCAIDRAALPPLMDYWVPGVRVAGLHELVGNALVMKGEKERTTDLRLEPLPGKEAKEDV; this is encoded by the coding sequence ATGGCAACGAAGGCAAAACCACCAAAACCAGAAGATCTGTCAAAGATAGACTATAAACCTCCTAAGACAAAGTGGATGGATACGCCTGCTGAATTCAAGCCTGGCATGTATTGCTATGGTACGAGACCTAAATATCTCGAGGCAGTTGACTTTCCAAACCCAAGGGAGTGGTCGTCTTCTGAGGAGGACTGGAAGCTACCTGAAAACTGGAAAGAGATAGTGTTAGAAGGGATTAAAGAACGGCTGAGCAAGTACCGCACCTTTCATATATTTATGGATATCTGTGTGAGGTGTGGTGCCTGTGCTGACAAGTGCCATTTCTTCCTCGGCTCAGGAGACCCAAAGAATATGCCTGTTTTGAGGGCTGAACTTATAAGGTCGGTGTATAGGAAGTATTTTACAGGATCAGGAAAAATTCTGGGTAAGCTTGCTGGCGCAAGAGAACTCACGTATGATGTGCTAAAGGAGTGGTGGTATTATTTCTACCAGTGCACCGAATGTCGGCGCTGCTCTCTTTTCTGCCCGTACGGTATTGATCAGGCTGAAATCACGATAATTGGCAGGGAACTTCTCAATCTACTGGGTCTGAATACAGACTGGATTGCTGGCCCTGTGGCGAATTGTTATAAAAAGGGTAATCACCTCGGCCTTGAGCCACATACACTCAAAAGTAACATAGAATTTATGATAGATGATATAGAAACCATTACAGGGATCAGGATTGAGCCAACCTTTAACAGAAAGGGTGCTGAGATTCTCTTTGTTACGCCTTCCGGAGACCTCTTCGGTGACCCTGGCATTTACACAGCAATGGGCTATCTCATGCTTTTCCATGAACTTGGACTTGACTACACCTGGAGCACATATGCTTCTGAGGGCGGTAATTTCGGCTTTTTCACATCAAATGAGATGGCGAAAAGACTTCATTACAAGATATATGCTGAGGCAAAGCGGTTGAAGGTAAAGTGGATACTTGGAGGAGAATGTGGCCACATGTGGAGGCTTGTTCACCAATACCTGGACACATGGCACGGACCTGCAGATTTTCTTGAGGTACCTGTTTCACCAGTAACCGGCACAAAATTTGAGAATGCAAAATCCGCAAGGATGGTTCACGTTGCTGAATTTGCTGCTGACCTCATCAGGCATGGCAAACTAAAACTTGACCCGAGACGAAACGACCATCTAAAAGTGACCTGGCATGATTCCTGTAACACCGCCAGAGGTATGGGAATTCTTGAAGAGCCCCGATATATCATCAAGAATGTATGCAACTATTTCTATGAGATGCCAGACAATACCATCAGGGAGAGAACCCTCTGCTGTGGTAGTGGTTCAGGCTTAAATGCAGGAGAAAATATGGAATTAAGGATGAGGGGAGGATTCCCCAGAGCAAATGCTGTGAAGTATGTTCGTGAAAGATACGGGGTGAATATACTGGCGAATATGTGTGCCATTGATAGGGCTGCCCTTCCACCGCTGATGGATTACTGGGTTCCTGGTGTGCGTGTGGCGGGCCTTCACGAGCTGGTGGGGAATGCATTGGTAATGAAGGGAGAAAAAGAGAGGACAACCGACTTACGCCTTGAACCCCTTCCAGGGAAGGAGGCAAAGGAAGATGTATAA
- a CDS encoding RsbRD N-terminal domain-containing protein, producing MKLSTLLSAKRSVILEKWFAEILDTYPSATSSFLKKQKDPFTNPVGRNILQGIEGLFDELLHGVRPDKASPFLDNIIRIRAIQDFTPSQAISFIFFLKKVIREELKNDPALNSIQDNSGLENGIAEELLTLEDKIDDLALLAFDIYMKCREKIYDLKANEVKNMTFGLLKRAKLIRDSEFNSGQRQ from the coding sequence ATGAAGCTCTCGACCCTCCTGTCAGCAAAGAGATCTGTTATTTTGGAAAAGTGGTTTGCTGAGATACTGGATACTTATCCATCTGCCACCTCAAGTTTTTTAAAGAAGCAAAAGGACCCATTCACTAATCCAGTGGGGCGAAATATCCTCCAGGGGATAGAGGGTCTTTTTGATGAGCTCCTCCATGGGGTGAGGCCTGACAAGGCTTCTCCATTTCTTGATAATATTATCAGAATCAGAGCGATTCAGGATTTTACGCCCTCGCAGGCCATATCCTTTATTTTCTTTCTAAAAAAAGTGATAAGAGAAGAGTTGAAAAATGATCCTGCCCTGAATTCAATTCAGGATAATTCAGGACTCGAAAACGGAATTGCTGAGGAGTTGCTGACACTTGAGGATAAAATAGATGACCTGGCCCTTCTGGCCTTTGATATTTATATGAAATGCCGGGAGAAGATTTATGATCTCAAGGCAAATGAGGTGAAAAATATGACCTTCGGGCTATTGAAACGAGCGAAGCTGATACGTGATTCTGAATTTAATTCAGGACAGAGACAGTAA
- the dsrJ gene encoding sulfate reduction electron transfer complex DsrMKJOP subunit DsrJ — protein sequence MYNGGKIIIGLIIFLAFVAFPLYYNIGKVSVKPEPKLDTSVIQQLKEKKCVEPKAYMKAEHMKLLNEWRDSAVRDGNRLYINSEGKQFTISLQNTCMKCHSNKKKFCDECHNYAAVKPYCWDCHIAPKEKEI from the coding sequence ATGTATAATGGCGGAAAGATTATCATTGGACTTATTATCTTTTTAGCCTTTGTAGCATTTCCTTTATACTACAATATTGGGAAGGTTAGTGTTAAACCAGAACCAAAGCTTGATACCTCTGTCATCCAGCAATTGAAGGAAAAGAAGTGTGTTGAGCCAAAAGCCTATATGAAGGCTGAGCACATGAAGTTGTTGAATGAATGGAGAGATTCAGCTGTGCGGGATGGCAATAGGCTCTATATTAACAGTGAAGGGAAGCAGTTCACAATAAGCCTCCAGAATACATGCATGAAATGCCATTCAAATAAGAAGAAATTTTGTGATGAATGCCATAATTACGCAGCAGTAAAACCTTACTGCTGGGATTGCCATATTGCGCCAAAGGAGAAGGAGATATGA